The following is a genomic window from Pseudomonas lurida.
TTCCTTCAACACCACGGCAGCAATCAGCGCGGTGATCAGTGGCAGCAGGTTGAAAAACAACGTGGTGCGGCTCGGGCCCAAGCTCTTTACCGAATGCATCCACGCCAGCGGCGCCAACATCGAAGCCAGCAGGCACGCATACAGCACCAGCGGGACGTTGGCCCAGCCCAGGCCAGCCTTCGCCGAGAACAGGAACAGCGGAAACAGCACCACCACGGCCACCAGCACCTGCAAGTACAGCAGCACCAGCGGCGGCAGGCGCAACTGCCATTTTTTCAGCAAGGTGCTGTAGACCGCATACGCCAGGGTCGCGACCAGCATCATGCCGTCACCCAGGTTGACCCCATGTTGCAGCAGCGCGCCGAGGCTGCCGGCCGACACCACCACGACCACGCCGGCGAACGACAGCACCGCGCCGGTCAGGGCACCGTAGGTCAGGCGCTGGCCGAGACTGATGATGGCCGCCGTCAACGCCATCAACGGCATCAGCGACAGGATGATGCCCATGTTGGTGGCGCTGGTCAGTGTCGCGGCGTAGTACGCCAGGCTCTGGTAGACCGCCATGCCCAGCACGCCGAGGATGAACACCTTGCCCAGGTTCGGGCGGATCGACG
Proteins encoded in this region:
- a CDS encoding DMT family transporter, whose protein sequence is MQYAYPLLAIFIWAGNTVVNKLAVGSIFPAEIGFYRWLLAALLFTPFMIKPVIANWASIRPNLGKVFILGVLGMAVYQSLAYYAATLTSATNMGIILSLMPLMALTAAIISLGQRLTYGALTGAVLSFAGVVVVVSAGSLGALLQHGVNLGDGMMLVATLAYAVYSTLLKKWQLRLPPLVLLYLQVLVAVVVLFPLFLFSAKAGLGWANVPLVLYACLLASMLAPLAWMHSVKSLGPSRTTLFFNLLPLITALIAAVVLKEKLALYHLVGGLLTLGGVVLSERWTTPFSRKASVA